The Channa argus isolate prfri chromosome 22, Channa argus male v1.0, whole genome shotgun sequence genome has a window encoding:
- the pfdn1 gene encoding prefoldin subunit 1 isoform X2 codes for MAAPIDLELKKAFSELQVKMIDTQQKVKMADLQIDQLTRVQKHAKLTHAEITMLPDNTRLYEGVGRMFILQSKKEINNQLMDKQKTANEKIKELEKKVYLERSVKEAEDNIREMLLSRRAQ; via the exons ATGGCGGCGCCCATAGACTTAGAGTTGAAAAAG GCATTCTCAGAGCTGCAGGTGAAGATGATCGACACACAGCAGAAAGTCAAGATGGCCGACCTACAGATCGATCAGCTGACCCGTGTTCAGAAACACGCTAAGCTTACACATGCAGAGATCACCATGCTGCCTGACAACACACGACTCTATGAGGGAGTGGGACGAAT GTTCATTCTGCAGTCAAAGAAGGAGATCAACAATCAGCTGATGGACAAACAGAAAACGGCGAATGAGAAAATCAAGGAGCTCGAG AAGAAAGTGTACCTTGAACGCAGCGTGAAAGAAGCCGAAGACAATATCAGGGAGATGCTGCTATCGAGGAGGGCTCAGTAA
- the pfdn1 gene encoding prefoldin subunit 1 isoform X1 has product MAAPIDLELKKAFSELQVKMIDTQQKVKMADLQIDQLTRVQKHAKLTHAEITMLPDNTRLYEGVGRMFILQSKKEINNQLMDKQKTANEKIKELEQKKVYLERSVKEAEDNIREMLLSRRAQ; this is encoded by the exons ATGGCGGCGCCCATAGACTTAGAGTTGAAAAAG GCATTCTCAGAGCTGCAGGTGAAGATGATCGACACACAGCAGAAAGTCAAGATGGCCGACCTACAGATCGATCAGCTGACCCGTGTTCAGAAACACGCTAAGCTTACACATGCAGAGATCACCATGCTGCCTGACAACACACGACTCTATGAGGGAGTGGGACGAAT GTTCATTCTGCAGTCAAAGAAGGAGATCAACAATCAGCTGATGGACAAACAGAAAACGGCGAATGAGAAAATCAAGGAGCTCGAG CAGAAGAAAGTGTACCTTGAACGCAGCGTGAAAGAAGCCGAAGACAATATCAGGGAGATGCTGCTATCGAGGAGGGCTCAGTAA
- the pfdn1 gene encoding prefoldin subunit 1 isoform X3, with product MIDTQQKVKMADLQIDQLTRVQKHAKLTHAEITMLPDNTRLYEGVGRMFILQSKKEINNQLMDKQKTANEKIKELEQKKVYLERSVKEAEDNIREMLLSRRAQ from the exons ATGATCGACACACAGCAGAAAGTCAAGATGGCCGACCTACAGATCGATCAGCTGACCCGTGTTCAGAAACACGCTAAGCTTACACATGCAGAGATCACCATGCTGCCTGACAACACACGACTCTATGAGGGAGTGGGACGAAT GTTCATTCTGCAGTCAAAGAAGGAGATCAACAATCAGCTGATGGACAAACAGAAAACGGCGAATGAGAAAATCAAGGAGCTCGAG CAGAAGAAAGTGTACCTTGAACGCAGCGTGAAAGAAGCCGAAGACAATATCAGGGAGATGCTGCTATCGAGGAGGGCTCAGTAA
- the ttc1 gene encoding tetratricopeptide repeat protein 1, with protein sequence MLPDVSSRGVFGFLSGVYSLRMSSRGGTAAGKPREREEEEDFYDCQETLGPPVPQQAGGGSQDFHNKTETLIDKRDCTESETAERELHLEEQGDRLEEDSDSGLKEDDSRGVEFDDDYLREVEKELTDEEKESQRQQSLTLKEKANNLFKAGDWSVAERSYTEALGLCPVCFTRERAVLFSNRAAARLHLDLKDQAISDCTRAIELDPDYLRALLRRAELYEQTEKLDEALEDYKKVLDHDPNQTSARQACMRLPQQIQERNEKLKEEMISKLKDLGNMVLRPFGLSTNNFQVNQDQETGSYSINFVQNPNNR encoded by the exons ATGTTACCGGACGTGTCGTCACGGGGTGTCTTCGGCTTTCTATCTGGTGTTTACAG CTTGAGGATGAGCAGCCGAGGAGGTACAGCAGCAGGAAAACCCAGAGAacgggaggaggaggaggacttcTACGACTGTCAGGAGACTCTGGGCCCTCCAGTGCCCCAACAGGCAGGAGGGGGTTCACAggactttcacaataaaactgagacattaatagacaaaagagactgTACTGAGAGTGAAACAGCAGAAAGGGAGCTACATCTGGAGGAGCAGGGTGACAGGCTCGAGGAGGATTCAGATTCAGGTCTGAAGGAGGATGACAGTCGAGGAGTTGAGTTTGACGATGACTACCTGAGGGAAGTTGAGAAGGAGCTGACAGATGAGGAAAAGGAG AGTCAACGGCAACAGAGTTTAACTCTGaaggaaaaagcaaacaatCTGTTTAAAGCTGGAG ATTGGTCAGTGGCAGAACGCAGCTACACAGAGGCGTTGGGTTTATGTCCAGTTTGTTTCACCAGAGAGCGAGCTGTGCTATTCTCAAATAGAGCTGCTGCAAGACTGCATCTG GACCTAAAGGATCAGGCAATCTCAGACTGCACCCGAG CAATAGAGTTGGATCCAGACTACCTGCGGGCACTACTTAGGAGGGCAGAGCTTTATGAGCAGACAGAGAAGCTGGATGAGGCTCTGGAGGACTACAAAAAAGTTCTGGACCACGATCCAAACCAGACCAGTGCTAGGCAGGCCTGCATG AGGTTACCTCAGCAGATTCAGGAGAGAAACGAGAAGCTGAAGGAGGAGATGATCA GTAAGCTGAAGGATCTGGGGAACATGGTCCTGAGGCCGTTCGGACTTTCAACAAACAATTTCCAGGTTAACCAGGATCAGGAAACTGGGTCCTATTCCATCAACTTTGTGCAGAACCCCAACAACAGATGA